From the genome of Segatella hominis, one region includes:
- a CDS encoding L-ribulose-5-phosphate 4-epimerase, with the protein MLEELKEKVFKANLDLVKHNLVLFTWGNVSGIDREKGLVVIKPSGVSYDNMKASDMVVVDLETGKVVEGDLNPSSDTPTHLVLYRAFPELGGVVHTHSTYATAWAQAGMDIPNIGTTHADYFHDCIPCTEAMTEDMMAEYEHNTGVVIVDRFKKDNINPVHTPGVLVKNHGPFTWGKDADEAVYHAVVAEQVAKMAFISFSVNPNTTMNPLLVEKHFSRKHGPNAYYGQKKKK; encoded by the coding sequence ATGTTAGAAGAATTGAAAGAAAAAGTGTTCAAGGCTAATCTTGACCTTGTAAAACACAACCTTGTGCTCTTCACATGGGGAAATGTAAGTGGCATCGACCGTGAGAAAGGTCTCGTTGTCATCAAACCATCAGGTGTAAGTTATGACAACATGAAAGCCAGCGACATGGTAGTAGTTGACTTGGAAACAGGCAAAGTAGTAGAAGGTGATTTGAATCCTTCATCTGATACTCCTACCCATTTGGTTCTCTACCGTGCTTTCCCAGAGTTGGGCGGTGTGGTACATACACATTCCACATATGCTACAGCTTGGGCTCAGGCTGGCATGGATATTCCAAATATCGGTACTACACATGCTGACTATTTCCACGACTGCATCCCTTGCACCGAGGCCATGACTGAAGATATGATGGCTGAGTATGAGCACAATACAGGCGTAGTGATCGTTGACCGTTTCAAAAAGGACAATATCAATCCTGTTCATACTCCAGGTGTGTTGGTGAAGAACCATGGTCCTTTTACATGGGGTAAAGATGCAGACGAAGCTGTTTACCACGCAGTAGTAGCAGAGCAGGTAGCCAAAATGGCGTTCATCTCTTTCAGCGTGAACCCAAATACTACCATGAATCCGCTGCTCGTAGAGAAGCACTTCAGCCGCAAGCATGGTCCTAATGCCTACTACGGTCAGAAAAAGAAGAAATAA
- a CDS encoding alpha-N-arabinofuranosidase: MMNRLIATMLLSTTVAFSAQAQDVTGTIHANQGTQKIYKEIYGQFAEHLGSCIYGGLWVGPDSKIPNTQGYRNDVLQALKDLKVPVLRWPGGCFADEYHWMDGIGPREKRPKMQNNNWGGTIEDNSFGTHEFLNLCEMLGCEPYISGNVGSGTVEELAKWVEYMTSDGDTPMAKLRRQNGRDKAWKVKYLGVGNESWGCGGNMRPEYYSDLYRRYSVYCRNYDGNQLYKIASGASDYDYNWTKVLMDRVGHRANGISLHYYTVTGWEGSKGSATKFDNDDYYWTMGKCLGIEDVIKKHEAIMDKADPKKQIGLLVDEWGTWWDEEPGTIKGHLYQQNSMRDAFVAALSLNVFHRHCDRIRMTNIAQVVNVLQSMILTDTKGTGHMVLTPTYHVFNMYKDFQEATYLPMDVKCDSMDVRGDSHAKDGRKIPLVSTSAAKKADGTIVVSLANVSLDKAQEVEFKLDGAAAPKAVNGQILSCKKVTDYNDFEHPEVVKPAVFKDAKVKKNTLKVKIPAKSIVVLKIK, translated from the coding sequence ATGATGAACAGACTTATTGCAACTATGTTATTATCAACAACCGTTGCGTTCTCTGCCCAGGCTCAGGATGTGACAGGTACCATTCATGCCAATCAGGGCACCCAGAAGATTTACAAGGAAATCTATGGTCAGTTTGCCGAGCATCTCGGTAGCTGTATCTATGGTGGACTTTGGGTGGGTCCTGATTCTAAGATTCCCAACACTCAGGGTTATCGTAACGACGTACTCCAAGCCTTGAAGGACCTGAAGGTTCCTGTTTTGAGATGGCCAGGAGGATGCTTCGCTGATGAATATCACTGGATGGATGGTATCGGTCCACGTGAGAAACGCCCTAAGATGCAAAACAACAACTGGGGTGGAACCATCGAAGACAATTCCTTCGGTACTCACGAGTTCCTGAATCTCTGCGAAATGTTGGGTTGCGAGCCTTACATCAGCGGAAACGTGGGTTCGGGAACCGTTGAGGAACTTGCCAAGTGGGTAGAATACATGACCAGCGACGGCGATACACCTATGGCTAAGCTCCGCCGACAGAACGGTCGCGACAAGGCTTGGAAGGTAAAGTACCTCGGAGTGGGCAACGAGAGTTGGGGATGCGGTGGCAACATGCGCCCTGAATATTACTCAGACCTCTACCGCCGCTACTCTGTATATTGTCGCAATTACGATGGCAACCAACTCTACAAGATTGCATCAGGTGCCAGCGACTACGATTACAACTGGACCAAGGTGCTGATGGACCGTGTTGGTCATCGTGCCAACGGAATCTCCTTACATTATTATACAGTAACCGGCTGGGAAGGCAGCAAGGGTTCGGCTACCAAGTTCGACAACGACGATTACTACTGGACCATGGGCAAGTGCCTCGGCATTGAGGATGTCATCAAGAAGCACGAAGCCATCATGGACAAGGCTGACCCTAAGAAGCAAATCGGTCTTCTGGTCGATGAGTGGGGAACCTGGTGGGATGAGGAACCGGGCACTATCAAGGGCCATCTCTATCAGCAGAACAGTATGCGCGATGCCTTTGTAGCTGCGCTCTCACTGAATGTTTTCCATCGCCATTGCGACCGAATCCGTATGACCAATATCGCTCAGGTAGTCAACGTTCTCCAGTCAATGATTCTGACAGATACGAAGGGTACAGGTCACATGGTACTCACTCCTACCTACCACGTATTCAATATGTATAAGGATTTCCAGGAGGCAACCTACCTTCCGATGGATGTGAAATGTGATTCTATGGACGTTCGTGGCGACAGTCATGCGAAGGACGGCAGAAAGATTCCTCTGGTTTCTACATCTGCTGCCAAGAAGGCAGACGGAACCATCGTGGTTTCTCTTGCAAATGTAAGTCTTGACAAGGCTCAGGAAGTTGAGTTCAAACTGGATGGCGCAGCTGCTCCAAAGGCTGTAAACGGACAGATTCTTTCTTGCAAGAAGGTGACCGACTATAATGATTTTGAGCACCCTGAGGTAGTGAAGCCTGCCGTGTTCAAGGATGCAAAAGTCAAGAAAAACACCCTCAAGGTTAAAATTCCTGCAAAATCTATCGTAGTTTTGAAAATAAAGTAG
- the rpiB gene encoding ribose 5-phosphate isomerase B has product MEVKTVGVACDHAGFPMKQFVLQYLEKKGYPVKDYGTYSDESVDYPDFGHALGEGIESGEVYPGIGICGSGEGISMTLNKHQGVRAGLAWNKEIAHLIRQHNDANVLVLPGRFIDNKTAEAIMDEFFSASFEGGRHERRVKKIPLQK; this is encoded by the coding sequence ATGGAAGTAAAGACAGTAGGAGTTGCATGCGATCACGCAGGTTTCCCAATGAAACAATTTGTATTGCAGTATTTGGAGAAGAAAGGTTATCCTGTAAAGGATTATGGTACATATAGCGACGAAAGCGTTGACTACCCAGACTTCGGTCATGCACTTGGTGAGGGTATCGAGAGCGGCGAGGTTTATCCTGGTATCGGTATCTGCGGTAGTGGCGAGGGTATCTCCATGACCTTGAACAAGCATCAGGGTGTACGTGCTGGTTTGGCATGGAACAAGGAGATTGCTCATCTCATCCGTCAGCATAATGATGCGAATGTCTTGGTACTTCCAGGCCGTTTCATCGACAACAAGACTGCAGAGGCTATCATGGATGAGTTCTTCTCTGCTTCCTTCGAAGGTGGCCGCCACGAGCGTCGTGTCAAGAAGATTCCTCTTCAGAAGTAA
- a CDS encoding sodium:solute symporter — translation MNWNSTEFVWLDWTVLAIGVVGVIWAVWHAIVKDRKAQKGEDSSAYLFGKGEPWYVIGMAIFAANIGSEHLVGLAGTGAKSGVGMAHWEMQGWMILILGWLFVPFYQLLINKMGKIITMPDFLKFRYTQRTGSWLSIITLVAYILTKVSVTALTGGIFFEYLWGLNFWVGAIGLIILTTIFTVFGGMKGVMTLSTIQTPILVIGSFLVLFLGLSTLGGGSVSAGWADMMDYCGKLNNGYGTTHMFHWEAGDSMYQEYPGFVVFIGATIIGFWYWCTDQHIVQRVLGQVPGESNVEVMKRARRGTIAAGFFKVLPCFMFLIPGMIAAALAQKGAIQMNETDAAFAIMVKTVLPAGIKGIVTIGFICALVASLAAFFNSCATLFTEDFYKPLKKGMSEAHYVLVGRIATVVVVILGFAWLPIMMKMDTLYNYLQGIQSLLAPAMVAVFAMGIFFKKITPKAGEYTMITGFLIGMLRLVTNVITDTGKATMDGAFWDYTAWFWQTNWLVFECWLLVFLIIFMVVVSCFTPAPSKEQVEAITFTSDFKKSIRESWGAFDIIGTIVVIGLCAAFYAYFW, via the coding sequence ATGAATTGGAATTCAACAGAATTCGTATGGCTGGATTGGACAGTACTCGCCATTGGTGTAGTTGGCGTTATTTGGGCAGTATGGCATGCGATTGTGAAAGACAGAAAGGCTCAGAAGGGCGAAGACTCTTCTGCTTACCTCTTCGGTAAGGGCGAGCCATGGTATGTTATCGGTATGGCTATCTTCGCAGCCAACATCGGTTCAGAGCACCTCGTGGGTCTTGCTGGTACAGGTGCCAAGAGTGGTGTCGGAATGGCTCACTGGGAGATGCAGGGTTGGATGATCCTCATCCTCGGTTGGTTGTTCGTACCTTTCTATCAGTTGCTCATCAACAAGATGGGTAAGATCATCACCATGCCTGACTTCCTGAAGTTCCGCTATACTCAGCGTACAGGTTCATGGCTCTCTATCATCACACTCGTTGCTTACATTCTCACCAAAGTGAGCGTTACCGCACTTACAGGTGGTATCTTCTTCGAGTATCTCTGGGGCTTGAATTTCTGGGTAGGTGCTATCGGTTTGATCATCCTCACCACCATCTTCACCGTATTCGGCGGAATGAAGGGTGTAATGACTCTGTCAACCATCCAGACTCCTATCCTCGTCATCGGTTCATTCCTCGTGCTCTTCCTCGGTCTCTCTACCCTCGGCGGTGGAAGCGTCTCTGCAGGTTGGGCAGATATGATGGACTACTGCGGCAAGTTGAACAACGGCTACGGAACAACCCACATGTTCCACTGGGAGGCAGGTGACTCAATGTATCAGGAGTATCCAGGTTTCGTAGTATTCATTGGTGCAACCATCATTGGTTTCTGGTACTGGTGTACTGACCAGCATATCGTTCAGCGTGTACTCGGTCAGGTTCCTGGCGAAAGCAACGTAGAGGTAATGAAGCGTGCCCGCCGCGGTACTATCGCAGCCGGTTTCTTCAAGGTTCTCCCTTGCTTCATGTTCCTCATTCCAGGTATGATTGCAGCTGCCTTGGCTCAGAAGGGCGCAATCCAGATGAACGAGACTGATGCAGCCTTCGCCATCATGGTAAAGACCGTGCTTCCTGCAGGTATCAAGGGAATCGTAACCATCGGTTTCATCTGCGCACTCGTTGCTTCATTGGCAGCATTCTTCAACAGCTGTGCTACCCTCTTCACCGAGGACTTCTACAAGCCATTGAAGAAGGGAATGTCTGAGGCTCACTACGTACTCGTTGGCCGTATCGCTACCGTAGTAGTTGTAATTCTCGGTTTTGCCTGGTTGCCAATCATGATGAAGATGGATACATTGTACAATTATCTCCAGGGTATCCAGTCACTCCTGGCTCCAGCTATGGTAGCCGTATTTGCGATGGGTATTTTCTTCAAGAAGATTACTCCAAAGGCAGGCGAATACACCATGATTACCGGTTTCCTCATCGGTATGCTCCGCCTCGTTACCAACGTCATTACCGATACTGGTAAGGCAACAATGGATGGTGCGTTCTGGGATTATACCGCATGGTTCTGGCAGACCAACTGGCTCGTATTCGAGTGCTGGCTGCTCGTCTTCCTTATCATCTTCATGGTAGTCGTGAGCTGCTTCACTCCAGCCCCAAGCAAGGAGCAGGTAGAGGCAATCACCTTCACATCCGACTTCAAGAAGTCTATCCGTGAGAGCTGGGGTGCGTTCGATATCATTGGTACAATCGTAGTAATCGGCCTCTGCGCTGCATTCTACGCATATTTCTGGTAA
- a CDS encoding NUDIX hydrolase gives MTQFYNEHSKVLVSVDCIIFGFNGSQLQLLIGKRQMDPGRGEWSLYGGFVGQNETLEDAANRVILDLTGMKGLYIRQVGAFGRIDRDPGERVISIAYCALINVKDYDDSLRIRYGLEWVNLNELPKLYSDHNQMIQNAISQIRRRINNEPLSFKLLPELFTLTQLQHVFEAVMGEEIDKRNFRKRIKDIDFIEKTELIDKISSKRGAALYRFNKKAYEQDPYFNLK, from the coding sequence ATGACACAATTTTATAACGAACATTCCAAAGTCCTCGTTTCTGTTGACTGTATCATTTTCGGTTTCAACGGAAGCCAGTTGCAATTGCTCATCGGCAAGCGCCAGATGGATCCAGGTCGTGGAGAATGGTCTCTCTATGGAGGCTTCGTAGGTCAGAACGAAACTTTGGAGGATGCAGCCAATCGTGTCATTCTGGATTTGACAGGTATGAAGGGATTATACATCCGACAGGTAGGCGCATTCGGTCGTATTGACCGTGACCCAGGCGAGCGTGTCATCTCTATCGCCTATTGCGCTCTCATCAACGTAAAAGATTATGATGATTCTCTCAGAATAAGATATGGTTTGGAATGGGTAAATCTGAATGAACTCCCTAAGTTGTATTCCGACCACAACCAGATGATTCAAAATGCGATATCACAAATTCGCCGCCGCATCAACAATGAGCCGTTGAGTTTCAAGTTGCTTCCAGAACTGTTCACCCTTACACAGTTGCAGCATGTTTTTGAGGCCGTGATGGGTGAAGAAATCGATAAGCGCAACTTCCGTAAGCGTATCAAGGATATCGACTTCATAGAGAAGACTGAACTTATCGACAAGATATCCTCTAAAAGAGGAGCTGCTCTCTATCGCTTCAACAAGAAAGCATACGAACAAGATCCGTATTTCAACCTGAAGTAA
- a CDS encoding xylulokinase gives MSAKTIIESGKAILGIEFGSTRIKAVLIDTDNNPIAQGSFEWENQLVDGLWTYSIDTIWKGLQDCYADLRKNVKAEYDCEIKQLAAIGISAMMHGYMAFGKDENILVPFRTWRNTNTAQAAAELSELFHFNIPLRWSISHVYQAILNGEEHINKIDFLTTLAGYIHWQLTGKKVLGVGDASGMLPIDSNTNNYDAEMVAKFDKLIEPKNLGWKILDILPEVLNAGEDAGVLTEEGAKKLDPSGTLQAGTPLCPPEGDAGTGMVATNAVRQRTGNVSAGTSSFSMIVLEKALSKPYEVIDMVTTPDGSPVAMVHCNNCTSDLNAWVGLFKQYQELLGVPVDMNEVFGKLYNHALEGDADCGGLIAYNYISGEPVTGLAEGRPMFVRSANDHFNLANFMRANLYASVAVLKIGNDVLFKDEKVQVDRITGHGGLFKTKGVGQRILAAAINSPISVMETAGEGGAWGIALLAGYLVNNDEKLSLADYLDKKVFAGNTGVEIAPTAEDVAGFDAYIETYKAGLAIEQAAVANKK, from the coding sequence ATGAGCGCAAAAACTATTATAGAATCAGGTAAGGCCATTCTCGGTATCGAGTTTGGTTCTACCCGAATCAAGGCTGTCTTGATTGACACCGACAACAACCCTATCGCACAGGGTAGCTTTGAGTGGGAAAACCAGTTGGTTGATGGTTTGTGGACCTACAGCATCGACACCATTTGGAAAGGCTTGCAGGATTGCTACGCCGACCTCCGCAAGAACGTGAAGGCTGAGTACGACTGCGAAATCAAGCAGTTGGCTGCCATCGGTATCTCTGCGATGATGCACGGTTACATGGCTTTCGGCAAGGATGAGAACATCCTCGTTCCTTTCCGCACCTGGCGTAACACCAACACAGCCCAGGCTGCAGCCGAGCTTTCAGAACTCTTCCACTTCAACATCCCATTGCGTTGGAGCATCTCTCACGTTTATCAGGCTATCCTGAACGGTGAGGAGCACATCAACAAGATTGACTTCCTCACCACGCTCGCCGGTTACATCCACTGGCAGCTCACAGGCAAGAAGGTTTTGGGCGTAGGCGATGCATCTGGTATGCTCCCTATCGATTCCAACACCAACAACTACGATGCCGAGATGGTAGCTAAGTTCGATAAGCTTATCGAGCCTAAGAACTTGGGCTGGAAGATTCTCGACATCCTGCCAGAGGTATTGAACGCAGGCGAAGACGCTGGTGTTCTGACCGAGGAAGGTGCGAAGAAGCTCGACCCATCTGGAACTCTCCAGGCTGGTACTCCTCTCTGCCCTCCAGAGGGTGATGCAGGTACTGGTATGGTAGCTACCAACGCTGTTCGTCAGCGCACTGGTAACGTAAGTGCAGGTACTTCTTCTTTCTCTATGATTGTATTGGAGAAAGCCTTGAGCAAACCTTACGAAGTAATTGATATGGTGACAACTCCAGATGGTAGTCCTGTAGCCATGGTTCACTGCAACAACTGTACTTCCGACCTCAACGCTTGGGTTGGTTTGTTCAAGCAGTATCAGGAGTTGCTCGGTGTACCTGTGGATATGAACGAGGTATTCGGCAAGCTCTACAACCACGCTCTTGAGGGCGATGCAGATTGCGGCGGCTTGATTGCTTACAACTATATCTCTGGTGAGCCTGTAACAGGTTTGGCTGAAGGTCGCCCTATGTTCGTTCGTTCAGCCAACGACCACTTCAACCTCGCCAACTTCATGCGTGCCAACCTCTACGCTTCAGTAGCTGTATTGAAGATTGGTAACGATGTATTGTTCAAGGACGAGAAGGTGCAGGTAGATCGCATCACAGGTCATGGCGGTTTGTTCAAGACCAAGGGTGTAGGTCAGCGCATCCTCGCTGCAGCCATCAACTCTCCTATCTCTGTAATGGAGACAGCAGGCGAAGGTGGTGCCTGGGGTATCGCTCTGCTCGCAGGCTATCTCGTTAACAACGATGAGAAGCTGAGTCTGGCTGATTACCTCGACAAGAAGGTATTCGCAGGAAATACTGGTGTAGAAATTGCACCTACAGCAGAAGACGTAGCTGGTTTCGATGCATATATTGAGACCTATAAGGCAGGTCTTGCCATCGAACAGGCAGCTGTAGCCAATAAGAAATAA
- a CDS encoding transketolase family protein: MNDIKVMNHAADNIRILAASMVEKANSGHPGGAMGGSDFINVLFSEYLVYDPADPTWTGRDRFFLDPGHMSPMLYAGLALRGFFSMEDLKQFRQWGSVTPGHPELDLERGIENSSGPLGQGHALAAGAAVAEKFLEARLGSTMMQHKIYAYISDGAVEEEISQGVGRIAGNLGLNNLIMFYDSNDIQLSTECGVVMNEDTEMKYKAWGWNVIKINGNDVAQIREALDAAQKEQDRPTLIIGKTVMGKGALRADGTSYEACINTHGAPLGGDAYVNTIKHLGGDPENPFVIFDDVKEIYAKRAEELKKIVAERKAAEAEWRKANPEKAAQMDEWFSGKAPKVDWSKVEQKAGSATRAASAACLGVLAEQVPNMICASADLSNSDKTDGFLKKTKSIVRGDFSGAFFQAGVAELTMADMCIGMMLHGGVVAAMGTFFVFSDYMKPAVRIAALMQVPVKFIWTHDAFRVGEDGPTHEPVEQEAQIRLMEKLKNHAGKDSVRVFRPADADETTVCWKLAMENVETPTALIFSRQGIAKLPEGTDYEQAAKGAYIVAGSDENPDVILVASGSEVSTLEAGCEALRADGIKVRVVSAPSEGLFRGQSKEYQESVLPKNAKIFGMTAGLPVTLEGLVGANGKVWGMESFGFSAPYKVLDEKLGYTGENVYKQVKAFLAEA; encoded by the coding sequence ATGAACGACATTAAAGTAATGAATCATGCAGCAGATAATATCCGTATCTTGGCTGCTTCAATGGTAGAAAAGGCAAACTCTGGTCACCCAGGTGGTGCTATGGGTGGTTCTGACTTCATCAACGTGCTCTTCTCTGAGTACCTGGTTTATGATCCAGCAGATCCAACATGGACTGGCCGCGACCGCTTCTTCCTCGACCCAGGTCACATGAGCCCAATGCTCTATGCTGGTTTGGCTTTGCGTGGTTTCTTCTCAATGGAAGACCTCAAGCAGTTCCGCCAGTGGGGTTCTGTAACTCCAGGTCACCCAGAGCTTGACCTTGAGCGTGGTATTGAGAACTCATCTGGTCCTCTCGGTCAGGGTCATGCACTCGCAGCTGGTGCAGCTGTTGCCGAGAAGTTCCTCGAGGCTCGTCTGGGTTCAACCATGATGCAGCACAAGATCTACGCATACATTTCGGATGGTGCTGTAGAGGAGGAAATCTCTCAGGGTGTAGGTCGTATCGCCGGTAACCTCGGTCTGAACAACCTCATCATGTTCTACGATTCTAACGACATCCAGCTCTCTACAGAGTGTGGCGTTGTAATGAACGAGGATACTGAGATGAAGTACAAGGCTTGGGGCTGGAATGTCATCAAGATCAACGGTAACGACGTGGCTCAGATTCGTGAGGCGCTCGATGCTGCCCAGAAGGAGCAGGATCGCCCTACCCTCATCATCGGTAAGACTGTAATGGGTAAGGGTGCCCTCCGCGCAGACGGCACAAGCTACGAGGCTTGCATCAATACTCACGGTGCTCCTCTCGGTGGCGACGCATACGTAAATACTATCAAGCACCTCGGTGGTGATCCTGAGAACCCATTCGTTATCTTCGACGATGTAAAGGAGATCTACGCTAAGCGTGCTGAGGAGTTGAAGAAGATCGTTGCTGAGCGCAAGGCTGCAGAGGCTGAGTGGCGCAAGGCTAACCCAGAGAAGGCTGCTCAGATGGATGAGTGGTTCAGCGGCAAGGCTCCTAAGGTAGATTGGAGCAAGGTTGAGCAGAAGGCTGGTTCAGCTACTCGTGCTGCTTCTGCTGCTTGTCTCGGTGTTTTGGCAGAGCAGGTTCCTAACATGATCTGTGCATCTGCTGACCTTTCTAACTCAGATAAGACAGATGGTTTCTTGAAGAAGACCAAGAGCATCGTTCGTGGTGATTTCTCAGGTGCTTTCTTCCAGGCAGGTGTTGCTGAGTTGACAATGGCTGATATGTGTATCGGTATGATGCTCCACGGTGGTGTGGTTGCAGCAATGGGTACATTCTTCGTATTCTCTGATTATATGAAGCCAGCAGTTCGTATCGCTGCCCTGATGCAGGTTCCTGTTAAGTTTATCTGGACTCACGATGCATTCCGCGTTGGTGAAGATGGACCTACTCACGAGCCAGTTGAGCAGGAGGCACAGATCCGCTTGATGGAGAAATTGAAGAATCACGCAGGCAAGGACAGCGTTCGCGTATTCCGTCCTGCTGATGCTGACGAGACTACCGTTTGCTGGAAGCTCGCTATGGAGAATGTTGAGACTCCTACAGCTTTGATCTTCTCTCGCCAGGGCATTGCCAAGTTGCCAGAGGGAACAGACTATGAGCAAGCAGCCAAGGGTGCTTACATCGTAGCAGGAAGCGATGAGAATCCAGACGTTATCCTGGTAGCTAGCGGTTCTGAGGTTTCTACATTGGAGGCTGGTTGCGAGGCTTTGCGTGCCGACGGCATCAAGGTTCGCGTGGTAAGTGCTCCATCAGAGGGCTTGTTCCGTGGTCAGAGCAAGGAGTATCAGGAGAGCGTATTGCCAAAGAACGCTAAGATCTTCGGTATGACTGCCGGTCTTCCTGTAACTCTCGAGGGGCTCGTAGGCGCCAACGGTAAGGTTTGGGGTATGGAGAGCTTCGGTTTCTCAGCTCCTTACAAGGTGCTCGATGAGAAGCTCGGTTACACAGGCGAGAACGTTTACAAGCAGGTAAAGGCTTTCTTGGCTGAGGCATAA
- the araA gene encoding L-arabinose isomerase, whose protein sequence is MIKAFENLEVWFVTGAQLLYGGETVKIVDGHSKDMVDGLNNSGIIPIKVVYKGTANSSVEVEAVMKAANNDNKCVGIITWMHTFSPAKMWIKGLQALEKPLLHFHTQYNAELPWDSIDMDFMNLNQSAHGDIEFGHICTRMRIPRKVVVGYWKSEEAQKQIATWARVAAGVADAHNVRCLMFGMNMNNVAVTDGDRVEFEQRMGYHVDYYPVSSLMEYYKKVTDAEADALVEEYKKEYTIKIDESGEEVYWEKVKNAAKAEIALRRVLKDENAVAFTTNFDDLGDADVDDPNFCGFDQIPGLASQRLMAEGYGFGAEGDWKTACLYRTLWVMNQGLEKGCSFLEDYTLNFAADRTSSLQSHMLEVCPLIATDKPKLEVHFLGIGIRKQQTARLVFTSKTGKGVKATVVDLGNRFRLIASEVECIEPKAMPKLPVASALWVPQPTFEIGAGAWILAGGTHHSAFSYDITAEYWEDFCEILGIEFVNIDKNTTISSFKQQLRNNEIYYMLNKALR, encoded by the coding sequence ATGATTAAAGCATTTGAAAATTTAGAGGTTTGGTTTGTAACTGGTGCACAACTTCTTTACGGAGGTGAGACAGTTAAGATAGTAGATGGTCACTCTAAGGACATGGTAGATGGTCTCAACAACAGTGGCATCATCCCTATCAAGGTGGTTTACAAAGGCACAGCTAACTCTTCTGTAGAGGTTGAGGCTGTAATGAAGGCTGCCAACAACGACAATAAATGTGTAGGTATCATCACATGGATGCACACCTTCTCTCCTGCTAAGATGTGGATCAAGGGCTTGCAGGCTCTCGAGAAGCCACTCCTCCATTTCCATACACAATATAACGCAGAACTCCCTTGGGATTCTATCGATATGGACTTCATGAACCTCAACCAGTCTGCTCACGGCGATATCGAGTTCGGCCATATCTGCACTCGTATGCGCATTCCAAGAAAGGTAGTAGTAGGTTACTGGAAGAGCGAAGAGGCTCAGAAGCAGATTGCAACATGGGCTCGCGTAGCAGCAGGTGTTGCTGATGCTCACAACGTACGCTGCTTGATGTTCGGTATGAATATGAACAACGTAGCCGTAACAGATGGCGACCGCGTAGAGTTCGAGCAGCGCATGGGTTACCACGTAGATTACTATCCTGTATCTTCACTCATGGAGTACTACAAGAAGGTAACTGATGCTGAGGCTGATGCTCTCGTTGAGGAGTACAAGAAGGAATACACCATCAAGATAGATGAGTCAGGCGAGGAAGTATATTGGGAGAAAGTGAAGAATGCAGCTAAAGCTGAGATTGCTCTCCGTCGCGTATTGAAGGATGAGAACGCAGTAGCATTCACTACAAACTTCGACGACCTCGGCGATGCAGACGTCGACGATCCAAACTTCTGCGGTTTCGACCAGATTCCAGGTTTGGCTTCACAGCGCCTGATGGCAGAGGGTTACGGTTTCGGTGCAGAGGGTGACTGGAAGACAGCTTGCCTCTATCGCACACTCTGGGTTATGAACCAGGGCTTGGAGAAGGGTTGCTCATTCCTCGAGGACTACACACTCAACTTCGCAGCGGACCGCACATCTAGCCTCCAGAGCCACATGCTCGAGGTTTGCCCATTGATTGCAACAGACAAGCCAAAGCTCGAGGTTCACTTCCTCGGCATCGGTATCCGCAAGCAGCAGACAGCTCGCCTCGTATTCACATCTAAGACAGGTAAGGGTGTTAAAGCAACAGTAGTTGACCTCGGCAACCGCTTCCGTCTCATCGCAAGTGAAGTAGAGTGCATCGAGCCAAAGGCAATGCCTAAGCTCCCTGTAGCTTCAGCTCTCTGGGTTCCACAGCCAACATTCGAGATTGGTGCAGGCGCTTGGATCCTCGCTGGTGGTACACACCACAGTGCATTCTCTTACGATATCACTGCTGAGTACTGGGAGGACTTCTGCGAGATTCTGGGTATTGAGTTCGTTAACATCGACAAGAACACAACTATCAGCAGCTTCAAGCAGCAGCTCCGCAACAACGAGATTTATTACATGCTCAACAAAGCATTGAGATAA